In a single window of the Xylanimonas protaetiae genome:
- a CDS encoding undecaprenyl-diphosphate phosphatase: MNLWSALLLGVVEGVTEFLPVSSTGHLTIVEKLLSLPIDDAGVTAFTAIIQVGAIAAVVLYFWADVVRLVTAWVRGLRSPHARGNDYREAWVVIVGSVPVAVVGFLARDLVSGPLRNLWVVVAALVVWSAVMWAAERAATARRGERDVTLRDAAVIGVMQCVALVPGVSRSGATISAGLFRGLDRVTATRISFFLSIPALVAAGGYEAATSAADVGATVGWGATAVATLVSFAVAYAAIAWLLRLVARRPISVFVGYRVALAAVVAVLLATGVVSAT; this comes from the coding sequence ATGAACCTCTGGTCAGCGCTCCTGCTCGGTGTCGTCGAAGGCGTCACCGAGTTCCTCCCGGTCTCCTCGACCGGCCACCTCACCATCGTCGAGAAGCTCCTCAGCCTGCCGATCGACGACGCGGGCGTGACGGCCTTCACCGCGATCATCCAGGTCGGCGCGATCGCCGCTGTCGTCCTGTACTTCTGGGCCGACGTCGTGCGACTCGTGACGGCCTGGGTGCGCGGGCTGCGCTCCCCGCACGCCCGCGGGAACGACTACCGCGAGGCGTGGGTCGTGATCGTCGGGTCCGTCCCGGTCGCGGTCGTCGGCTTCCTCGCCCGGGACCTCGTCTCCGGCCCGCTGCGCAACCTGTGGGTCGTGGTCGCGGCGCTCGTCGTGTGGAGCGCCGTGATGTGGGCCGCCGAGCGTGCCGCGACCGCGCGCCGCGGCGAGCGCGACGTCACCCTGCGCGACGCCGCCGTCATCGGCGTGATGCAGTGCGTCGCGCTCGTGCCCGGCGTCTCACGCTCCGGCGCGACCATCAGCGCGGGCCTGTTCCGTGGGCTCGACCGGGTGACCGCCACCCGCATCTCGTTCTTCCTGTCCATCCCGGCCCTGGTCGCCGCAGGCGGCTACGAGGCGGCCACGAGCGCCGCCGACGTCGGCGCCACGGTCGGCTGGGGCGCGACCGCCGTCGCGACCCTGGTGAGCTTCGCCGTCGCCTACGCCGCGATCGCGTGGCTTCTACGGCTCGTGGCCCGCCGACCGATCAGCGTCTTCGTCGGCTACCGCGTCGCGCTCGCGGCCGTGGTCGCCGTGCTGCTCGCCACCGGTGTGGTCAGCGCGACCTGA
- a CDS encoding ABC transporter permease, protein MSPMSETLLRTAAGVLVLVVITVTVLAAARVPRRWAPGWAVLRGAVQLAAISLVLRGVIGEARWVGAAVAVMFAVAATTVARRLGFTWRRLGLVAAAMAAGVLLALGAAFTTGAVDPTPRYVLALGGIVIGGSMTTATLAGRRLLATTQARWPEVEGWLALGAAPRQATAAIAREAAGEALVPAIDQTRTTGLVTLPGAFVGAIFGGASPLEAGRFQIVVLAAILAAGSVTAVLLLHALAPVRTRPQPPAP, encoded by the coding sequence ATGTCCCCCATGTCCGAGACGCTGCTGCGCACCGCGGCCGGGGTGCTCGTCCTCGTCGTGATCACCGTCACCGTCCTCGCCGCGGCACGCGTCCCACGACGATGGGCGCCCGGGTGGGCCGTGCTCCGCGGCGCCGTCCAGCTCGCGGCCATCAGCCTCGTGCTGCGCGGCGTCATCGGCGAGGCGCGCTGGGTCGGCGCCGCCGTCGCCGTCATGTTCGCCGTCGCCGCCACGACGGTCGCCCGCCGCCTCGGCTTCACCTGGAGGCGCCTCGGCCTGGTGGCCGCAGCCATGGCGGCGGGCGTCCTGCTCGCCCTCGGCGCCGCGTTCACGACCGGGGCGGTCGACCCCACACCGCGGTACGTCCTCGCCCTGGGCGGCATCGTGATCGGCGGGTCGATGACCACGGCGACGCTCGCCGGCCGCCGGCTCCTCGCCACCACGCAGGCCCGGTGGCCCGAGGTCGAGGGCTGGCTCGCCCTCGGGGCAGCGCCGCGACAGGCGACCGCCGCGATCGCCCGCGAGGCCGCAGGCGAGGCGCTCGTCCCCGCGATCGACCAGACCCGCACCACGGGTCTGGTCACCCTCCCCGGCGCGTTCGTCGGTGCCATCTTCGGCGGCGCCTCCCCGCTGGAGGCGGGCCGGTTCCAGATCGTCGTGCTCGCCGCGATCCTCGCCGCGGGATCCGTGACCGCCGTCCTCCTGCTCCACGCCCTGGCACCCGTCAGGACACGCCCGCAGCCGCCGGCACCCTAG
- a CDS encoding sensor histidine kinase: MRRTQTGGGVVDSDAAAVRRAARTVNVQITAAAGLLALVIVGVAVVVIVLQSRPSELLEPVPPGQQRIYVDSRELVAALVVIGAGAVAAAGAVSRVVARRAVRPLGDALRIQRTFVADASHELRTPLAALDARIQLLQRRSEPGTPLGDGIRELRTDSRVLVDLVNDLLLAAETTPAAPATPTDAVAAAEAAVDSLRPLAAERAITIDVEHDPAVPVSMPEVSVRRCVTALVDNAVNHSPDHTRVVVRLTTDGTRARLAVTDHGAGIRGIDPERVFDRFAHADPPAHGGARRSGFGIGLALVRDLTVRNGGTVTVAETSERGTTIVVTLPAA; encoded by the coding sequence ATGCGCCGGACGCAGACCGGCGGCGGGGTCGTCGACAGCGACGCCGCCGCCGTCCGACGCGCGGCACGGACCGTGAACGTCCAGATCACGGCGGCCGCGGGGCTGCTGGCGCTGGTGATCGTGGGGGTCGCGGTCGTGGTGATCGTCCTGCAGTCCCGCCCGAGCGAGCTCCTCGAGCCCGTCCCACCGGGCCAGCAGCGGATCTACGTCGACTCCCGCGAGCTCGTCGCCGCCCTCGTCGTGATCGGCGCGGGGGCCGTCGCGGCCGCCGGCGCGGTCAGCCGGGTCGTCGCCCGGCGGGCCGTCCGGCCGCTCGGCGACGCCCTGCGCATCCAGCGCACGTTCGTCGCCGACGCGAGCCACGAGCTGCGCACCCCGCTCGCCGCGCTCGACGCGCGCATCCAGCTCCTGCAACGCCGCAGCGAACCGGGCACACCCCTGGGAGACGGCATCCGGGAGCTGCGCACCGACTCGCGCGTGCTCGTCGACCTCGTCAACGACCTGCTCCTCGCCGCCGAGACGACCCCGGCAGCCCCGGCGACGCCGACCGATGCCGTCGCCGCCGCGGAAGCGGCAGTGGACTCCCTGCGCCCCCTGGCGGCGGAGCGCGCGATCACCATCGACGTCGAGCACGACCCCGCCGTCCCCGTGAGCATGCCCGAGGTGAGCGTCCGCCGGTGCGTCACGGCCCTCGTCGACAACGCCGTCAACCACTCCCCCGACCACACCCGCGTGGTCGTCCGCCTGACGACCGACGGCACCCGGGCACGGCTCGCCGTCACCGACCACGGCGCCGGGATCCGCGGCATCGACCCGGAACGGGTCTTCGACCGGTTCGCCCACGCCGACCCTCCCGCGCACGGCGGCGCACGACGCTCGGGGTTCGGCATCGGCCTCGCCCTCGTCCGCGACCTCACGGTCCGCAACGGCGGGACCGTCACCGTGGCCGAGACCTCCGAGCGCGGCACGACGATCGTGGTGACCCTTCCCGCGGCCTGA
- a CDS encoding response regulator transcription factor, which translates to MSDGGVLDERGELPRLLLVEDDARLGPVIAEYLAETYDVTLCTDGVAGLDRAVRGVFDVMVVDRRLPGLDGVELVRGVRRARVATPILLLTALGTVPDKVDGLDAGANDYLTKPFEFDELLARLRALRRTFGDDDGAVRIGTWDYYPDSRCIYSPYDAPVVLTPKENDLLRLLAANPRRTFSRTRIAAAILGGAGQSGAVDAYVHYVRRKLEPAVIVTVRGEGYRLGSL; encoded by the coding sequence ATGTCCGACGGAGGTGTCCTCGACGAACGAGGCGAGCTGCCCCGGCTGCTGCTGGTCGAGGACGACGCCCGGCTCGGCCCGGTGATCGCCGAGTACCTGGCGGAGACGTACGACGTCACGCTGTGCACCGACGGGGTCGCCGGCCTGGACCGGGCGGTGCGCGGCGTCTTCGACGTGATGGTCGTCGACCGGCGCCTTCCCGGCCTCGACGGCGTCGAGCTCGTGCGGGGCGTGCGACGAGCCCGCGTCGCGACGCCGATCCTCCTGCTGACGGCGCTCGGCACGGTCCCGGACAAGGTCGACGGCCTGGACGCCGGCGCCAACGACTACCTGACCAAGCCCTTCGAGTTCGACGAGCTGCTGGCACGCCTGCGGGCCCTGCGCCGGACGTTCGGCGACGACGACGGCGCCGTGAGGATCGGCACCTGGGACTACTACCCCGACAGCCGCTGCATCTACTCCCCGTACGACGCGCCGGTCGTGCTCACGCCCAAGGAGAACGACCTGCTGCGCCTGCTCGCCGCCAACCCGCGCCGCACCTTCTCGCGCACGCGGATCGCCGCCGCGATCCTCGGCGGAGCGGGGCAGAGCGGGGCGGTCGACGCGTACGTGCACTACGTGCGCCGCAAGCTGGAACCCGCCGTGATCGTCACGGTCCGGGGCGAGGGCTACCGCCTGGGGAGCCTGTGA
- a CDS encoding helix-turn-helix transcriptional regulator produces the protein MVRLYGVDQIVAALTAMGAVVQESAVSVLPYVPSRAELEGSLAFDMAMLQRGVTTRSLMPRAAHEPSWILAYARHAEKHGAQVRSGLTGTVRYVVYDRSVALVAEGRAGTGKAGDARLICSEGIVQALLMQFELAWAQSSDLSTAWAPLTEREERVLRAVIRDVPVKAIAAGLRVSVSTVERTIVRLRERFDAPTRAALAVEATRLGWTGEAPPR, from the coding sequence GTGGTTCGGCTGTACGGCGTCGACCAGATCGTCGCTGCGCTCACGGCGATGGGCGCGGTCGTCCAAGAGTCGGCCGTCTCCGTGCTGCCGTACGTGCCGTCGCGCGCCGAGCTGGAAGGGTCGCTGGCCTTCGACATGGCGATGCTGCAGCGCGGCGTCACGACGCGGAGCCTGATGCCCCGAGCCGCGCACGAGCCGTCCTGGATCCTCGCCTACGCGCGGCACGCCGAGAAGCACGGGGCGCAGGTCCGGTCCGGGCTGACCGGCACGGTGCGTTACGTGGTCTACGACCGGAGTGTCGCCCTCGTCGCCGAGGGGCGGGCGGGGACGGGGAAGGCAGGCGACGCGAGGCTCATCTGTTCGGAGGGGATCGTCCAGGCGCTGCTCATGCAGTTCGAGCTGGCGTGGGCGCAGTCGAGTGACCTGTCCACGGCGTGGGCACCCCTGACGGAGCGCGAGGAGCGTGTGCTGCGTGCCGTGATCCGCGACGTCCCGGTCAAGGCGATCGCCGCGGGTCTCCGCGTCTCGGTCAGCACCGTCGAACGGACCATCGTCCGCCTCCGCGAGCGGTTCGACGCGCCGACGCGCGCCGCGCTCGCCGTCGAGGCGACCCGCCTCGGCTGGACGGGCGAGGCGCCACCCCGCTGA
- a CDS encoding DedA family protein → MLTAPLSSSGLLDPAGLLHSWGAWALLGVAVVVFIESGVLFPFLPGDSLLVTAAILGPGIGLSPVAVAVVAAVAAVAGDQAGYTIGRRFGRRLFTPDARVLRTSRLEEAERFFARFGPAALVLGRFVPVVRTYVPLAAGVADLRYGRFARWNVLGAVLWAVGLTVVGVLLGGIPFVAGHIDVLAVVVVAVSVAPIAISAGVGWRRTRSAAAAADRSPVRSR, encoded by the coding sequence ATGCTCACCGCTCCCCTGTCCTCGTCCGGCCTGCTCGACCCGGCCGGCCTCCTGCACTCCTGGGGCGCCTGGGCCCTGCTCGGCGTCGCGGTCGTCGTGTTCATCGAGTCCGGCGTGCTGTTCCCGTTCCTGCCGGGTGACTCGCTGCTGGTCACGGCGGCGATCCTCGGGCCCGGCATCGGCCTGTCCCCGGTGGCCGTCGCGGTCGTGGCAGCCGTGGCGGCCGTGGCCGGCGACCAGGCGGGCTACACGATCGGCCGCAGGTTCGGCCGGCGCCTGTTCACCCCTGATGCGCGCGTGCTGCGAACCTCCCGTCTGGAGGAGGCCGAGCGGTTCTTCGCGCGGTTCGGGCCGGCCGCGCTCGTGCTCGGCCGGTTCGTTCCCGTCGTGCGGACCTACGTCCCGCTCGCTGCCGGGGTCGCGGACCTGCGCTACGGGCGGTTCGCCCGCTGGAACGTCCTGGGCGCCGTCCTGTGGGCGGTCGGCCTGACCGTCGTGGGCGTGCTGCTCGGCGGCATCCCGTTCGTGGCCGGCCACATCGACGTCCTCGCCGTCGTCGTGGTCGCGGTGTCGGTGGCGCCCATCGCGATCAGCGCCGGGGTCGGGTGGCGGCGCACGCGGTCCGCGGCGGCCGCCGCGGACCGGTCGCCGGTCAGGTCGCGCTGA
- a CDS encoding AAA family ATPase has translation MLVWINGTFGVGKTTLAAHLAERWPDAVVVDPEHVGTMLMEWSKPHGLGVADFQDFSLWRELVVIALAGFHAELGRPMIVPMTVLDPAYFEQIVGGLRARGIDVHHFCLTAPPDEVTRRLVSRREPGHEGHGDLLHWALERLARYTPALSDPRFETFLDATLPHDKLLAALLAHLPEPLPSDA, from the coding sequence ATGCTGGTCTGGATCAACGGGACCTTCGGCGTCGGCAAGACGACCCTCGCAGCGCACCTCGCCGAGCGATGGCCCGACGCCGTCGTCGTCGACCCCGAGCACGTCGGGACGATGCTCATGGAGTGGAGCAAGCCCCACGGGCTCGGCGTCGCGGACTTCCAGGACTTCTCGCTGTGGCGTGAGCTCGTGGTCATCGCGCTGGCGGGGTTCCACGCCGAGCTCGGCCGCCCCATGATCGTGCCGATGACGGTGCTCGACCCGGCCTACTTCGAGCAGATCGTCGGCGGCCTGCGGGCACGGGGCATCGACGTGCACCACTTCTGCCTGACCGCGCCGCCGGACGAGGTCACCCGGCGGCTCGTCTCGCGGCGAGAGCCGGGACACGAGGGGCACGGCGACCTCCTCCACTGGGCCCTTGAACGGCTCGCGCGGTACACGCCTGCCCTGAGCGACCCGAGGTTCGAGACGTTCCTCGACGCAACGCTCCCCCACGACAAGCTGCTGGCAGCACTGCTCGCACACCTGCCGGAGCCGCTGCCGTCGGACGCCTGA
- a CDS encoding group I intron-associated PD-(D/E)XK endonuclease, which produces MRSYADSLGLDYSHFRGQRRWTSEDLQAAIVRATTWIEVTELLGLGATAGPTLKGHALRLGIDASHLSPVRSAASTVGPFPRLSNLNRAGSTLAAGWFELCGWSVSWPLEPCRYDLVVDSGVKVRRVQVKTTTTRDGGSWKVYLSSAQRERRAYSPDEIDDFFVIDGDLNYYLIPLEAVGGLLAVHLSSYGQFRLPQAP; this is translated from the coding sequence GTGCGCTCCTATGCCGACTCGCTGGGACTGGACTACAGCCACTTCAGGGGGCAGCGCCGCTGGACCTCCGAGGATCTCCAAGCCGCCATCGTTCGGGCTACGACATGGATAGAGGTCACGGAACTCCTGGGGCTGGGTGCCACCGCAGGGCCCACGCTGAAAGGACACGCACTGCGGCTAGGGATCGATGCATCGCATCTCTCGCCGGTGCGCTCTGCCGCGTCAACGGTGGGGCCATTCCCGCGTCTTTCGAACCTGAACCGAGCAGGTTCGACGCTCGCGGCAGGCTGGTTCGAACTGTGCGGTTGGAGCGTCTCGTGGCCACTCGAACCGTGTCGCTACGATCTCGTGGTCGACTCGGGCGTGAAGGTCCGACGCGTCCAGGTCAAGACGACCACGACGAGAGACGGAGGGTCGTGGAAGGTCTACCTCTCGTCTGCCCAAAGGGAGCGCCGAGCGTACTCCCCCGACGAGATCGATGACTTCTTCGTCATTGACGGGGACCTGAACTACTACCTCATCCCCCTGGAGGCCGTGGGCGGGTTGCTGGCGGTTCACCTGAGCTCATACGGGCAGTTCCGTCTTCCGCAAGCGCCGTGA
- a CDS encoding IS1634 family transposase, whose amino-acid sequence MVWVRRVRTASGATAVQIVESVNGRRRIVRHVGSAHDEVALGLLMDEAADLIKGDQQLELDLGLQAVSRYAPLIPVPQPPALFGQTPSRARGWMPAPLLRRSFSRILYDAIGGVFDELGFDIVGDDTFRDLVIARIVEPTSLLDVDRVLSDLGRVAASLSTRKRTLKRAQDGRYRDLIAKACFTFAQASDDVSLVLYDVTTLYFEAEKEDDLRKVGYSKERRVDPQIVVGLLVDRTGFPLEIGCFEGNKAETLTILPVIKSFQARHGIEGMVIVADAGMLSGANLRELDDAGFSFIVGSRQTTAPLDLASHYRWHGTVFTDGQMIDTITPKHRGATPVNDVNVKAEPVWTKTGTPASWRAVWAYSAKRFARDNRTLTAQEDRARSVIDGDKPARATRFVKTTGTARTLDETALARARKVAGLKGYVTNIPATVMAPGEVISSYHDLWHVEQSFRMSKTDLQARPFFARTRDAIEAHLTIVFTALAVSRTIQDRTGLSIRKVLRELRPLRSATIEINGVIRDAEPAIPADKQAILDAIRKPARH is encoded by the coding sequence GTGGTGTGGGTTCGGCGGGTGAGGACGGCGTCGGGTGCGACGGCGGTCCAGATCGTCGAGTCCGTGAACGGGCGGCGGCGGATCGTGCGGCATGTCGGGTCGGCGCATGACGAGGTCGCGCTCGGCCTGTTGATGGATGAGGCGGCCGATCTGATCAAGGGTGACCAGCAGTTGGAGCTCGACCTTGGCCTGCAGGCCGTGTCGAGGTACGCCCCGTTGATTCCCGTCCCGCAGCCGCCGGCCCTGTTCGGGCAGACGCCCTCCCGTGCGCGTGGGTGGATGCCCGCGCCCCTGCTGCGGCGCTCGTTCTCCCGGATCCTGTACGACGCGATCGGGGGCGTGTTCGACGAGCTCGGTTTCGACATCGTCGGCGACGACACCTTCCGCGACCTGGTGATCGCGCGGATCGTGGAGCCGACCTCGCTGCTCGACGTCGACCGGGTCCTGTCCGACCTGGGCCGGGTCGCCGCGTCGCTGTCCACGCGGAAGCGGACGTTGAAGCGGGCGCAGGACGGCCGGTACCGGGACCTGATCGCGAAGGCGTGCTTCACGTTCGCGCAGGCCAGCGATGATGTGTCCCTCGTGCTGTATGACGTGACCACGCTCTACTTCGAAGCGGAGAAGGAAGACGACCTGCGCAAGGTCGGCTACTCCAAAGAACGTCGCGTCGACCCGCAGATCGTCGTCGGCCTCCTCGTAGACAGGACCGGGTTCCCCCTCGAGATCGGCTGCTTCGAGGGGAACAAGGCCGAAACGCTCACGATCCTGCCCGTCATCAAGTCCTTCCAAGCCAGGCACGGCATCGAGGGCATGGTCATCGTCGCGGACGCCGGCATGCTCTCCGGTGCGAACCTGCGCGAGCTCGACGACGCCGGGTTCTCCTTCATCGTCGGCTCCCGCCAGACCACCGCGCCCCTCGACCTGGCCTCGCACTACCGGTGGCACGGCACCGTGTTCACCGACGGGCAGATGATCGACACGATCACCCCCAAGCACCGCGGCGCGACGCCCGTCAATGACGTCAACGTCAAGGCCGAGCCCGTGTGGACGAAGACCGGGACCCCGGCGTCATGGCGGGCCGTGTGGGCCTACTCCGCGAAGAGGTTCGCGAGAGACAACCGGACCCTGACCGCGCAGGAGGACCGCGCCCGATCAGTCATCGACGGTGACAAGCCCGCCCGCGCCACCCGGTTCGTCAAGACCACCGGAACCGCCCGCACCCTCGACGAGACCGCCCTGGCCAGGGCGCGGAAGGTCGCCGGCCTCAAGGGCTACGTCACGAACATCCCCGCCACGGTCATGGCCCCAGGCGAGGTCATCTCCAGCTACCACGATCTGTGGCACGTCGAGCAGTCCTTCCGGATGTCGAAGACAGACCTGCAGGCCAGACCCTTCTTCGCGAGGACACGCGACGCGATCGAAGCCCACCTCACCATCGTCTTCACCGCGCTGGCCGTCTCCCGCACGATCCAGGACCGCACCGGACTGTCCATCCGGAAAGTCCTGCGCGAGCTACGACCACTGCGCTCCGCGACCATCGAGATCAACGGCGTCATCCGCGACGCCGAACCCGCCATCCCCGCCGACAAGCAGGCCATCCTCGACGCGATCAGGAAGCCCGCAAGGCACTAA
- a CDS encoding MFS transporter, whose amino-acid sequence MSATGRLWWPVAAVMFAVAWGGNEFTPLLVMYRERGLGTVTVDALLGAYVLGIVPALLLGGPLSDRFGRRPLLLPAAPVAALGSLVLSLGADMPWVLGAGRVLSGVALGLVMAVGTTWVTELAVRGGDSAAGARRASLALTAGFLVGAGVASTLAQWGPWPHHLTYVVHAVLAVGSALWVLRVPETVPHAGVRVSRLRDDLRFPAVSHRRFLRVVLPTAPWVFGCAGAAYAVLPSLLADHAGTVPVAFAGLMTVLTLGCGIGIQVVARRIDTHRSARASVVAMVLIVVGMGLGALAAFTLSLAAGLVAAAVLGVGYGLALVAGLSEVARIAQPRQLAGLTAVYYSIAYLGFFVPMALAWLARTWSYGQMFGAGTLLASVCLGVVATAWKAHLPVRMLAPDRVLATSSEAS is encoded by the coding sequence ATGTCCGCGACCGGTCGCCTCTGGTGGCCCGTCGCCGCGGTCATGTTCGCCGTGGCCTGGGGTGGCAACGAGTTCACGCCCCTGCTCGTGATGTACCGCGAGCGCGGGCTCGGCACCGTCACCGTCGACGCGCTGCTCGGCGCCTACGTGCTCGGCATCGTGCCCGCGCTGCTGCTCGGCGGGCCGCTCTCCGACCGGTTCGGGCGCCGGCCGCTGCTGCTGCCCGCCGCGCCGGTCGCCGCGCTCGGGTCCCTCGTGCTGTCCCTCGGCGCCGACATGCCCTGGGTGCTCGGCGCCGGTCGTGTGCTCTCCGGCGTCGCGCTGGGCCTCGTCATGGCCGTGGGCACCACCTGGGTGACGGAGCTCGCCGTCCGTGGCGGCGACTCCGCCGCCGGGGCCCGCCGGGCGTCGCTCGCGCTCACCGCGGGGTTCCTCGTGGGCGCCGGCGTCGCGTCCACGCTCGCGCAGTGGGGACCCTGGCCGCACCACCTCACCTACGTCGTCCATGCGGTGCTCGCCGTCGGGTCGGCGCTGTGGGTGCTGCGCGTGCCCGAGACCGTCCCGCACGCCGGAGTGCGCGTCTCGCGACTGCGGGACGACCTCCGGTTCCCCGCGGTCTCGCACCGGCGGTTCCTCCGCGTGGTCCTGCCGACCGCCCCGTGGGTGTTCGGGTGCGCGGGGGCTGCCTATGCGGTGCTTCCGTCGCTGCTCGCCGACCACGCGGGCACCGTCCCCGTCGCGTTCGCCGGGCTCATGACCGTGCTCACGCTCGGCTGCGGCATCGGCATCCAGGTGGTCGCGCGGCGCATCGACACCCACCGGTCCGCCCGGGCGTCCGTCGTCGCGATGGTGCTCATCGTCGTCGGGATGGGGCTCGGGGCGCTGGCCGCGTTCACGCTCTCGCTCGCCGCCGGGCTCGTGGCCGCGGCGGTGCTCGGCGTCGGGTACGGCCTCGCGCTCGTCGCGGGGCTCAGCGAGGTGGCCCGCATCGCGCAGCCGCGGCAGCTCGCCGGGCTGACGGCCGTGTACTACTCGATCGCCTACCTGGGCTTCTTCGTGCCGATGGCGCTGGCCTGGCTCGCGCGGACGTGGAGCTACGGGCAGATGTTCGGGGCCGGGACGCTGCTGGCGTCGGTGTGCCTGGGCGTCGTGGCGACGGCGTGGAAGGCGCACCTGCCGGTGCGGATGCTCGCACCCGACCGGGTCCTTGCGACGTCGTCCGAAGCGTCGTAA